One Acinetobacter pullicarnis genomic region harbors:
- a CDS encoding DcaP family trimeric outer membrane transporter produces the protein MSQFLSRKVFLKQGVAVAVTALMMGSVHAASDKDEIKKLRDEVQALKSLILQQQQVQQQQQQVQQQQQVQIEQVRTAPVQQPVAKAESALASLKTKAGSNFNLYGFVRADAEYQFKGGNAIFNRINAVDLNGVLDANGIMNPNNDRFYSTVTTTRLGLDFKAPVQNADVGGKVEIDFRGGDKNDTVRIRHAYLTYNKWLVGQTSSSFVSGETSPEILDFNGPLGTGTHRTPMVRYADKISDTTSYMVGLEQGDSANRLPTATAKITQTFAGDKGLVNARALVQETRARLKPVDGGNEYNDQGEFSWGLAAGAKYKFNDQLSMTADYTHLTGDKTYMLYGNDNAYTVNTNKKSVDLVDLDAVSVGATYRINPQVRTSIGYGAMFYDKQGAGKNDNLQQGWLNVFYNPTKVLTFGAEYIYGERAVDDYNNIVKDSSGAVIVNNTSDRVGRDSRIGVMAKYDF, from the coding sequence ATGAGTCAATTTTTGAGTCGTAAAGTATTTTTAAAGCAGGGCGTTGCGGTTGCGGTCACAGCATTGATGATGGGTTCTGTACATGCAGCATCTGACAAAGATGAAATTAAAAAATTACGTGATGAAGTGCAAGCTCTTAAATCACTAATTTTACAACAGCAACAGGTTCAACAACAGCAGCAGCAAGTCCAACAGCAACAGCAAGTTCAAATCGAACAAGTTCGTACGGCGCCAGTACAACAGCCAGTTGCAAAAGCTGAATCTGCACTTGCAAGTTTGAAAACCAAAGCGGGTTCAAACTTTAATTTATATGGTTTTGTGCGTGCAGATGCTGAATACCAATTTAAAGGTGGTAATGCAATCTTTAATCGAATCAATGCTGTTGATTTAAATGGTGTGCTTGATGCAAATGGCATCATGAACCCGAATAACGATCGTTTTTATAGTACGGTCACTACAACGCGTCTTGGTTTAGATTTTAAAGCCCCAGTACAAAATGCTGATGTGGGGGGTAAAGTTGAGATCGATTTCCGTGGTGGCGATAAAAACGATACTGTGCGTATTCGTCATGCTTATTTGACTTATAACAAATGGTTAGTTGGTCAAACTTCATCTTCTTTCGTGTCGGGTGAGACTTCACCAGAAATTTTGGATTTTAATGGTCCGTTGGGCACAGGAACACACCGTACACCAATGGTCCGTTATGCAGACAAGATTTCTGATACGACCAGTTACATGGTCGGCCTGGAGCAAGGTGATAGTGCTAACCGCTTGCCGACAGCAACGGCTAAGATCACCCAAACCTTTGCGGGCGATAAAGGCTTAGTCAATGCGCGTGCGTTGGTTCAAGAAACCCGTGCTAGATTAAAACCTGTGGATGGCGGTAATGAATATAATGATCAAGGTGAATTTAGTTGGGGCCTTGCTGCAGGTGCCAAATATAAGTTCAATGATCAGTTGTCTATGACAGCAGATTATACCCATCTAACAGGTGATAAGACTTATATGCTGTACGGGAATGACAATGCTTATACGGTCAATACCAATAAAAAATCAGTTGATTTGGTTGATTTAGATGCGGTCAGCGTTGGTGCAACGTATCGAATTAATCCTCAAGTACGTACCAGCATTGGTTATGGTGCCATGTTCTATGACAAGCAAGGTGCAGGCAAGAATGACAACCTACAACAAGGTTGGTTAAATGTATTCTATAACCCAACTAAAGTGTTAACTTTTGGTGCTGAATATATTTATGGTGAACGTGCAGTTGATGATTACAACAACATTGTCAAAGACAGCAGCGGTGCAGTTATCGTTAACAATACTAGCGATCGCGTTGGTCGTGATAGCCGTATTGGTGTAATGGCGAAATACGATTTCTAA
- a CDS encoding multidrug effflux MFS transporter produces MTTKKIDQQYSTGWIMLLALFTALGPLSIDMYLPAFLQMAHDFNVSPQMVSNSLPAYFLGLALGQLIYGPLSDRIGRKTPLYFGMAVFALASLLCAFATDVWFLIGARLLQALGGCVGVVIARAAIRDRLDVQGSAQAFSSMMIVMGIAPVMAPIFGAWVLYFFDWQAVFILLMLIGIFCLVCVHFFFTETLPVERRLKLSIRQVGLLYQTILKDKSFRLPMLAGCLTGGALFCYISSASAVFMGVFAMDQQHFAYAFAFNAVGIMFLSSINKRISQRVGIKQRLQMGGLIQFTGAVIVLLCAFATSASLWVVMFGLFMAVAGIGFTGPNAMALAMSQQGARAGTASALMGSVQFSSGLLGGLMLNFMPWNALLNMGILMVLFTLLGLTAIFTIARQQ; encoded by the coding sequence ATGACAACAAAAAAAATAGATCAACAGTATTCAACTGGTTGGATCATGTTATTGGCCTTGTTTACTGCACTTGGTCCATTGTCTATTGATATGTATCTTCCTGCATTTTTACAAATGGCACATGACTTTAATGTCAGCCCGCAAATGGTCTCCAATAGCTTACCCGCTTATTTTCTTGGACTGGCACTGGGCCAATTGATATATGGTCCGCTCAGTGACCGAATCGGACGTAAAACACCGCTGTATTTCGGCATGGCTGTATTTGCATTGGCAAGCTTACTTTGCGCCTTTGCGACAGATGTTTGGTTTTTGATTGGTGCACGTTTATTGCAAGCTTTAGGGGGGTGTGTCGGGGTGGTGATTGCGCGAGCAGCCATTCGAGACCGTTTAGATGTGCAAGGTTCTGCTCAAGCATTTTCTAGCATGATGATTGTCATGGGAATCGCACCAGTCATGGCACCGATATTTGGTGCTTGGGTGCTGTATTTCTTTGATTGGCAGGCCGTTTTTATTTTACTTATGCTGATTGGTATTTTTTGCTTGGTTTGTGTGCATTTCTTTTTCACAGAAACCTTACCAGTAGAGCGACGTTTAAAGCTTTCAATTCGCCAAGTGGGCTTGCTCTATCAGACGATTTTAAAAGATAAAAGCTTTAGATTGCCGATGTTGGCTGGCTGTCTAACCGGTGGTGCGCTGTTCTGTTATATCAGTTCGGCTTCCGCAGTCTTTATGGGGGTCTTTGCGATGGACCAACAGCATTTTGCCTATGCTTTTGCATTCAATGCTGTAGGAATCATGTTCTTATCGTCGATCAATAAACGTATCAGTCAACGGGTTGGAATTAAGCAGCGGTTACAAATGGGCGGTCTTATTCAGTTTACAGGGGCGGTTATCGTGCTGTTGTGTGCTTTTGCTACATCAGCAAGCCTGTGGGTTGTAATGTTTGGTTTATTTATGGCGGTTGCAGGTATTGGTTTTACGGGTCCCAATGCGATGGCGCTAGCCATGTCGCAACAAGGAGCGCGTGCTGGAACGGCAAGTGCCTTAATGGGGAGCGTTCAATTCTCTTCTGGTCTGCTCGGTGGCCTGATGCTTAACTTTATGCCTTGGAATGCTCTGCTGAATATGGGCATATTAATGGTGCTTTTCACCCTACTTGGACTAACTGCTATTTTCACCATCGCTAGACAGCAATAA